The DNA sequence GTTTCACCTCAAGTTTccacacaaataaaaacatgtgtGATACTCAAATCACAACATTTAACCTACTCAGTACTCAAACTAAGTATACTGCTTAGAACCTGAATCCCAAACTAATTTAAtactaattaaatatattaaatgcctTAATACAGGGGACACAGGTACTGaaggtaaacttttaaaaatatagatagacTTGCAAAAACAAGTAGAGGGAGTCTACTCCTTATTtcatattgcattttaaaaatctacatttattCCAAAACCttctaaaaaagtaaatttttttcttttttcccaatagggattttccttttcttgcaacgcacaaccacaaaaaaagattaaaaaaaacaaaaaaaacaaaaaaaaaaacctacttaaTAATATTAACTATGTTGAAATGATCACAAAAAGTCTGtttaaacaaaaagggaaaagtaaGATTTTGAACCTAAATAATCACTTTTTCCGCAGatcaaaactaaaaacagtaACTAACACACACTcctaaggagaaggaaaaaaaaaatccaaacttttgTTTATCAAGTTCCCCCCTTTGACTGGAAGCACTATGTTAAACATAAGTAATAAATGCTAATTGTTCTAAATTCAATttggggattttctttttcttagtgcAGCACTTTATTTAGCCATCACAGattaatttttacaataattACAGTGCCTCAAAAGACTTTTTTCCTATAATTATCGCCTTCACAAATTCATTCtaatatatttaacttttccTACAATGTATTCATTAGTAGACTAAGTCACTAAATCAAATTAAACCTGTGCAAAGTTAGTTAAACAGAAGACTTCTATTGTAAACATAAGCCAATATAAACGTATATATTTTACAACATTGAGAGGAAAGCACTGACCCTGTGCCATCTACCTAGAACTATAATGCATTGTCCTGTGGAAGATAAGTTCTGAAGTTAACTTTTGTTCCCAAGCCACTGGAATAAAGGTCACTGAAGAGGTAAATGCAATATGCACATTACTCTTGCAGTTCCCAATGCCATAAGATATATGGAAGCAAACATGTATTAAAATGGAACCAGCTATAAattatggtcaaatgattttttttagttcgatgggggggaaaaaagcaaaactctgtAACTGTTCCTCACCAGACAAGAGCCTTAGATCTTGTACTTCggcctttggttttgtttccttcaggtGAATTGGAAGCATTTGCCTTATGAGTTTTCTTATGATGTTCAAGATAAGTCTTTTTGGCAAATGCCTTTCCACATTTATTGCATCTGTGAAGAGAAAAGTTTTTTGTGACTTTTACTTCAATACCAACGTCAGCTACTTCATACTTTTTACTAGGAGAGTTAGAAGTGCCATCATgttttgaatcactatgttttGCCTCATCCCTCGAAGGGCCTCTTTTTGCCACTTTATTTAGAACAAAATCAATGGGCTTCTTTATAGCTCTGATCTCTAAACTGGCTGTTATTTTCCCAAGATAGCGGGATGACTTTTTATGAACCACAGTTATATGTCGTATCACATCACGCTTCCGACGAGTTTCATAAGTGCAAAGAGGACACTTGTAGAATTTAACATAAATGTTATTCCCATCTGTGTGCAACTCAATGTGTTTAGTCAAGTTCTGTTTGGAAGTAAACTGACGTTTACAAAGTTTACAGTAAAGTTGCTTAAAGTCAAAGCCAGCTGAAAGTTTTGGTTTCCTGGTTTTCTGCTGGCCACCTGCAGCAGACGGACTAGTTGATTTAGGGCTTTCAGAGTcttgtttaactttatttttctgtgctgccggtgtgttctttttttcatttgaatgatTTGTTCCCTTTAATTCATTCTGTGGAGAATGGGTAATGGAAGGGGGTGAAGATTCTACAGAATCTGCTGGTTcaactttaacttttatttctgaaCTGCTGGCAGTATTATTAGGGCCTTTCTCTCTTTTAGAGTTTGTTCCAGAAAGAGTTATCTTGTGGACAATTTGCATATGTCTTTTAAGCATTATTTGTGAACTATATTTCCTCTTGCAAAGGAGGCATTTGCATGCAGTTAAATTGTATTCAGCCTTTGAAGACGACTTTTGTTTTCGagtcttaaaagattttttaggagaaacagaatccaggaACAAAGGTTGCCCAGGCTTTGTTGCTATATCAGGAGTAATTGAATCCCTCCTTAGTCCTCTATGAACTTCATCAAAATGCCTCCTTACATTCGCTTTTGTAGCAAATGATTTACAACATACTGGACAACTCCTACTTAATGGAACTAGAACATTCTTACTGCGTCCTTTAGAGGACTGGTTTGGATTCTTTCGTGTTTCAATGTACTTTTTTAgttcttccatctttttcttgTGTACTTTTCGAATGTGACGACGAACGCCTCGTCTGGAATTGAATTCTTTTCTACAAAGACAACATATCAACTGGTGACCAAAATCAGAATTGTCAGAAGTTTCCAAGTCAGCCTGTGATTCCTGAGGTTGCTCATCAGATGTAGGTGCAACTTCATCTGCAACAATCTCAACAGGAGGGGGCTCTACAGTTTCCACCTCTGTATCTATAACGGGTACTGTTTTAGACTGTTCAGTGCTAGTTTCCTGTATTTGAACTTCGGTTTGTTCAGGAGTACTGCTTGACTCTGTGACTTCAGTAGGATTATCAGTCCTTGAAATATACTGAAACACTGCATTTTGATTAGTTTCTATGGGTTCTAGCTTAATAATATATTCTCGCTTGTCCACACTTGGATATATGGCTTCTAGGAGATCGTTTATGGCTTGACTTTGTTTATCATTTACATCAGGAAGgtctgttaagaaaaaaaacaacattttaatcTGAAATAATTAGCCTGCTCTAGCTCTCTAATATTTAAAGTTGTATTATGAACTTCTATCTTAAAACTTATTACATTactggtttgtatttttttataagagcattatctacttttctgtattttataatttatacatttaatgtagttttacaaaaattagtattaattaaactaaaattaatttaaaatctcaTCATGGCACACAGATGTTAAGGAATAAATGCAATCTAAAGAGCTACTTCCACTTCTAAGTGCCCTTAATACAAATACATGAGTGTCCtaaacaataaaaacagtatttcaaatttttagtCTAAAATTTTTAGGCTCGCAAAGGCACATCAAAGTTCTTACAACCCAAGATGGATAAAACATCATGAAGAATGTACTATTCTATataaagtgattctttttttaggAAACATAACAGCAGTCCTATTAACTTAATCCATAATAAATAATCTAGTCTACTTGTACAGATATCTGAtagaattggaaaagaaaaatctgtaggATATAAATATGAATGACATGTATAGAAGTGCTAAACTCAGTCCTATTCAATGTTTTCTTAACATGACACAATACCATTAAAGCAAGTGATTAAAAACTATAGATTTTTACTCAAAAAACAGAGCTATTTTATTTGTACAATAATTACATCCCTTATGGGAAACCAAATATTCCTATTATATATCCCAGAACTATCTAACACTAGTTATGTTTCCACACACAACTCTAAAATCTGGCCACAAATACAGCATCAAATCTGGCTATCCATTTAGAAATCAAGAAATGATTCACTATTGCTCTTCTAGTGATCTTCCTaattaaaatggataaaggagtgTCTACAGGAAGGATAACACTTTCACAGAAGTATTTCTAGAGTGAGTATTGCCAAGAGAAGTACACAATAATCCAACAAATCCATTTATCTATATGTCTAAAAGTCAACTCTACACTAAAAAACTGCAAAGAATAACTATCAGAAATAACTAATTTTCTACTAGTAATTCAATTATTAAAAGGTCAGGTTTAAAACTTATCCCCATAGACTGCCTTTTCATTTATATCTCAATGATTAAAAACAAGTATAGCAAGATATAACAGTGgtaagaaaaatttccaaatagaggaatttttgtttcaattatgTGCTATAATATACTTTATATCAGCTTCATGCTAGTAATTAAAGTGGTACTTCAGATATTTGgagttttcatttcattcccaTCCCAAAAAAGTTAAATTGAAAAGTACACAAAATCTATAATGTAACTATAGTatcaaaccaagaaaacaaattctataaATTTGTAAGTCCGCAAAGAGTTAAACCCCTGAACAAGACATAATGAATGTAACctattacttaataaaatattttaaggaacttGTACCGGTTCTTTATAGCAAGAAAATAATACCATTATGTATACTGCGTACTTAATCGTACATGGTCGGTATACTTAATCCAACAAACATGTGGCTCCACAAAGACATTATTAGCCTCAACCTGCCTCTGTCACATAAAGCTATTTCAGATCTCAAGCTAGCCTATAAGACAATCTAATTTCTGGTAAAATGACTgatctataaataaatttaactgagAACAAAACTAATCTTCAAACCAAGacccagaaaaaaatggaaagattaatattttttaacgcTCTTCACCATCCCCAAGAAATCAactcatttactcattctttGCCCTATTTCTAGCCTCATTTACTTAACAGTAATCTTAGTAAATTAACAGTCATATGTAAAAAGTTGTTaaagaagtgaaaatgaaaaatatcaatagTCCCTTCAAGCACTCatattttaacttagaaaaatcCTGAATATATACTATCTGGTCtacataaacattcaaaaacaatacccagtattttaatacaaataaatatactcATAAATCGAGCCTCCTATATCTTTAGAAAAACCGAAGCAAAAAGCGCTCATATGAAAGTACCTatctaagaaaatgaataaaacattaagtcaagtgtttaattttattctccATCATTAAATTATCAATACCATTTTAACACAAACATACAGCTACAGTATAGGAATACTTAACTAACTATAAAATGCATAactgaatatatgaataaaacttACTGTCATCCATCTGGAGACTTGGTGGGCAGTAGAATTTTTTATGGGTAATTAAATTTGGTAATCCTCTGAAGAGACTGCGGCATAATTTACATTCAAAAATAGTGTCCAcgtcttttaataaaatatgcttaAGTTGTTTAgttcctgaaggaaaaaaaaaaagaaaacacaaaagataactTTAACACGCACTTTTAACTGGGCAACCACTGTTGACAATCCAAAGTGCAAttactctttgaaaataaaatacagacattGCCAATACACCATAGTGTATTCGGAACTAAGttataaactaaattttaagcaaaattgCATCATCATTTGAATATTATGACAGCTAAAACtgatattctttttctaattcagcaGCCAATCAATTCTTAGGATATTCCAACAGTCACTCCAACATCTGGTTGATCATCACAATGACCTGGGAATAAAGATGTACATGACCcacctccagagattctgattcaatagatCTGGAATGGGAAAGAAGAATTAAACATGCCCCTTCCTCCCCTACCCCTTTACTCCCTGCCAAAGTATCTGGCTGGTTCCTACAGCTCTCTTCTGCAGTGAAATGAAGATGGAGTTCTGTAATACATTTTCCCCTGATTCCTTAAAGAAAGTCAGAACTGTGTCCCAAGACTGCCTGTgacttttttaaaactcaaattacTTCAGGTTCTAGGCCAATATGGAATTCTGGCCATTGAGTGTGAGAGTACAGAATCCTTATCCATAACATGAATTTTGCTTAGGCCTCTTGAGACCACTATACATTTATTcaaattctttctccctcaaaaactCACTTCAAGTACAATTAATTAAATACTGATAGTTCTACACTTTAAACTAACTTAAAGCCTGTCTTCCCCACTAGATTATAAACACCAAAGCAGCCAAAACCAAACCTGTCTTATTTACAACTAAAGTGTTCAGCTCTCACAATGCTCAATAAAGATAAGTTGAAGAAATGCCACAGATCTAGGGAACCTAAGCATTATGACAGAAGgtcaaaaggcaagaaaaaaaaataaatggcaataagCATCTaatctttaaagtaaaaatatccGCCAGgaataaaacacaaacagaagATCTTTTGTCATTATTTCCTACAAGATTTTGCCACAGGTAAATTGACAAAATTGATCTGCAGTGCATTACTAATTAATTAGCctttaatttcctcaaataaaaaagatgatAATGATATTGACTTaaactaaagaggaaaaaacaaaagtgtcttgaaaaacaactttaaggggcgcctgggtggctcagtcggttaagcgtccgacttcggctcaggtcacgatctcgcggtccgtgagttcgagccccacgtcgggctctgggctgatggctcagagcctggagcctgcttccgattctgtgtctccctctctctgcccctcccccgttcatgctctgtctctctctgtctcaaaaataaataaacgttataaaaaaaaataaaaattaaaaaaaaaaagaaaaacaactttaagACTATCTAGGTGCAAAGTGTTCTATCACTCAGCAAGCACTTGACACTCTGTTAAGCTCTGGGACTACTAAAGAGCAAACACACTTTACTATCCACCTtgtaaaatgaacaaaccaaaccaaacgtATTTTACagaatcatgaaagaaaacatgaacctaaatcccagaaaaattaaattacacatCTGGGTTTctactggaaaaatatatatatatataatgaaattatttccACCATTTCTCAAATTCAAATCAATGTTTACTGCACTAAACCATATTACCacaaaatcagaaaacacaaatttaaaaagattcagAGGACAGCTTGAgtatattctttatataaaagtaaactcacacacacacacacacacacactttatccACTTCACATTACAAAATATATTGACAATAGACTGCTAACATATTTAGTTCACAATCTCCTAAGGGACAAACTATGAGAGGCAgactaatgataaaaatattttagataaaccTCTCTACTTGATCTACCTATAATTCCCAAGAACGGTTAAGTGtagtaaagtaaaaagaaaacatagaaagttTTTGCACACTTCAATTCTAAATTAAATTACCTGCTAGACCCATACTAAAGATTCAATTCTGCCTTTAAAGATAGTCAAAAAAGATTGAAGAGCAATGCAAAAATAACCTGAACTAGGTTTAACGTTAAGAATTCAGTTGAAGATTTAAATAGAAAGTATGAGGTTATACATAAAAAAGTTACTGCTAAAAATATAAGACTGCATCCTTAAATCAGAGCTCTCACTTTGTCTGTAAGATTCTCTCAACCATAAAAAAGTCTATACCTATGTATAGATTCTTATTTAGTCCTAGTTATAGAGCTAGTTATATTCAGTAGAGTGTATATCTGTTCCCAATAAACATCCCCCTAAAACAAGTCTCTAGCTCTAACCTGAACGAATCAATCTTAATACTCATTCACaaatgctccccccaccccaccccaccctacctacacacatacatgcacacacacatcaacatgcacatgcacagacacaAGCATGTCGTGTTGATCCAGGTACATCAAATTTCTTTCAGAGCCACAGGTTCACCAATTTCTCGCTCTCTCACTTTTCAGGCCTTCACCTAGGTTTTTCTCTCTGTCTATAACAATCTTCCATTTCCCTAGTCTGGCTCACTTCCAGCAATCCTTCAAATTCCAAGTTAGTtgtttcctccaggaagccttctgatGGCTCctgtttttttaagaattcttcaCCCCTACTCCCATAGCACACTGTACATCTATACTATATTATTCCACTATCTTGTAATTACTTTTCTGTACTCCCATTGAAGTGGAAGctcaaagaggaaagagaaggtatCTTTATTCTTCCCACTGTATTCCCAGCCCTCAGAACCATGCCTGACTGATGTTTGTCAAATGACATATTGGAGAACTCTATGTTAAAGAAAACCTTCTCtataaattaaactttctttTAGCCTATTGTAAAGTTGACTGGGAAGTCAAGAgacttcaaagattttttttttaatgtttcattttattttttgagagacagagcatgagcaggggaggagcagagagagaggcagacaaggaatccaaagcaggctccaggctctgagctgtaggcacagaacCCGTAGGGCTTGAACTTCACCATgaacgtgaggtcatgacctgagccaaagtcagacactcaactgactgagccacccaggcgcccctagacctcAAAGAGTTTCTAATTCTACttctacattttacaaatgagaaaaataagaggtCATCCATTccataaatacagacaacagaAGTTTTTCCCTAAGTTAGCAGTTGCCATttaaggttttgttgtttttcccatGCGGTCATAATGGTCTAATCAGCTACTATTTTCTTATTGCTTTGCTCACTAACAATTAGGCACAGCCAATCAACTCTGCCTCTGTCAATAGCTAAAACTTTCTACCACCTGAGACAACAACAGACATGGTCATCTAAACAGCAACATAAAGTTCTTCCACAGCTCTTGATTCAGAAAGAGCCAGGGTATCTTACTCCTCATTATTCCTTTTCCGATATTAATAACTTTTTCTTGCCTCAGGTTTTAAAACTATCGTAGGATGCACTATTTACTGCTTACATAGATCATTAATCAGTATCCTTCCAAAAAACCAGCCCTCCAAAGGGTAAGTTTTTGATGCCTAGAAATTAGCTAATTAGTGAATATTTCAGATTCTCATAATAGGTGCTCATAAAAATTACTTAAACCTCATCAAGGATTTAGTCATGTGCTATTCCTTAATGTCAAATATTCTGTGTGTACTGAGAAAAATGTTTACaagattttttcaaaagaaatcagtATTCAGTTTTACAGTAGGGTAGATTGCACTCACCTTACATGATGTGATAATAATTATAACTCTTCTGTGCTAGAAAgataagctttcatttttttcttaatatatgaaTATGTTGGTCAATGACCATTCTAAATTGTGGcaataatggatttttaaatgtttatgtatttattttgtgagagagagcatgtgtgcatatgcacgcacgtggaggaggagagagagagggggggacagagagaatcccaagcaggctgggcactgtcagtgcagagcctgatgcggggcacaatctgtgagatcatgagctgagccaaaatcaagagctggacactcaaccaactgagccaccaggcgtccctaaattgtagcaataattatttttaagtggtatACTGTTTGCTTTATTGATGATCCACACATGAGCTCAATCTTTTTTAGCATGACTGTTTAAACACAGTATCATCTCTCAACACTGCAAGCAAATCCATAATTTGTGTCAAAACTGATTTTCAAGGCCGGTATACAAAGGAAATTTCTAGCTGATCTTCTCTTAACAAAAGTTCTCGAAGGTAAAAAACAgggaaaacttaagaaaattttaattattatcttaaaaccagctggttaaaaaaaaattactaggtTAATTATGGAACACTGCCATACACTACAGTAAATTCATAAGTAGAATAAAATTATTCTAGTGCCTACTTGGTGAATCTTTTAGTTTAGtataacaaacatttactgaacacctattaAATATTAGGTCACAATGCTATTCACTGGAAACACAGAAGTGAAGGATCTGATCTGTGCCCTTAAGAAATTTCCAAACTAATATAAATGACTGCTCTCCTAGGAACACAGCCCCAGATGATATGCTTTGAAGAAGAATGTAAGAACaacaaatcaaacaaataaatctaCACCTTtcttatttatccaaaaaaatatCTAGTCTGATTTTAAATTTCCTACAGTTGTTAtgtaacaaccaaaaaacaaaaacaaaatccatggCACTCTCTTATGTATCTATGATAAATCATACTTGCAAGCTAAGTTTTTGTTTGCAGAGTCAGGACTGAGGGAGGCATCACCATCCAGTCACAGCTTACACTAAATACAAATAATGTTGCTTTAAAtagtacaaaaacaaaacaaaacaaactcttcTAAGAAGTTAAATGACCAAACCTAAACTTAAGATGATAATGGCAATAGCAAATATCACAAAAGCTAATTCTCATTTTTCACCACAATTTTACTCCTCCCTAAGATTCAGAAAAGATGCCCTTCCTTGCACAGTACTGTATTCTATAGGCAGAATCTTTTTTCTACGATATTATATATTACctcttttttcaatattatatattacaagGATTCAAAAAAAGGTATCAACTTCATATTAAAGACCAGTTTTGAATACCAAACTAAATAAttatcattctcttttctctccatttttctgtttctacccTTAGGATATTCAATAGCTCCTTTGCCTCTAGCAGAAGGCTGAGAGACTAAAAAAGACTATTAAGCTCAattaaatcaattttaataaacGTCTCATGCAAGtacatctttttgttgttgttgctgttacttAAAATTCTGCTTCCGTTTGGGGAGAGagatcaggaaggaaggaagctaaaAGTGTTAATAGAAAGGAGGAAATTTGAGGATGCCAAGTCACACAGATTGATCCTAGAAGAACCAACACAGCTAAGGCAGCACTCAGGCAAAAGGCAGGGCCCAGTCAAGGCAGTACCAGAAGCCAAGGATTCAGAGCAAACAGTATGTCTCAAAGTCACCCAACCATTAGGGATTTCAGAGTAGAAAATCTATAGTCTGGAGCAAAATAGGCAGCCTAAAATAATAAGGCATCTCTCTACGAACAGATGTCAAACAACAGTGAAATGTACTGTTAAAGCAAAAATGCATAACAGGGTGCAGAGTCAGCTATTACTCATACCGGGGGGGAAAATGAGGGCTATATGTATAGACAGCcttggaagaaaacacacaaaccatgTAGCAGTGGTTGCCTGAGCAAAGagactcatttttatattttttatatccttttgtacttcattatttttttaaaccacaggcATTTATGACTTAATCCAGTAACATTATTTATTCCAATATAGGAATATTActtaattccaaaaaaaaaaatctactcaaaTTAATTTACAAGTGAAGCAGCCAGAAATAAAGAGATATTAGAGGTCAAGAAGGATAACTTAAAGCCAGCAAAACAGTCCAAAGCAAAAACTGAAGTGTGAGGCAAAGAGAACAAGTCAAACCTGATCAAGCAGTCAGTATAGCACACAGGGGGCTGTGGACTTGAAAAATGAGAGAACTCCTTCCTCAGCCTTTTATGAACTTCCAGCTTGGGCAGGAATTCATATCAGATCATAGACAGTCCAGTGTAGGCTGAAGAAGGTGAGTCACTTAGAGATGATACAGTAGCTGAAGACAACTAACTGAGCTTAAAGATTAAGCTAGATATCCTAAGACATTACTAATACCCAACCTGATTTAGTTTCTATAGGTTAACAAGAGCAAAAGCATGGACTTCAGATGGTTCTTTAAATGCAATGTGTGTGACCCAGCTGTAAAGGAAAGAGCCTAGAAAGAAATGAGTCACTGAAGGTGTGGTTGGGAGTAGAATGGAACCAGGAGAAACTTACAGGGTGAGAATGGATCTTGGCCCCTAAGTCATGCGGGCCAAGCTTCCATTCTATCCACCCCAAGTTTCGGTCAGCCAGGACCTGGATACTTCAGTGCTAAAGAGCTATCTTAGTAGATTTTAGATTACACGGATATGTGAGAGATTACAATCTTGAGGAAATTAAAATTGCTTAGTACTGAGACATGTTAacgaagtaaaaaaaaatctctttttttaaatacagagttaATTTCTTTGTATCGCTAAGCATATTTCTAAATCACTTCTAATATAAATTAGCGGGTACCTTAAATTTATAGTACTTTCAAAATTTGCCTAAATAAAACATAACTCAGAAGGCAAATCTGCtggggacatttaaaaaaaaacatgttaccCATTTCACGGACCCTTTTCTTTAGCTCTGATTGTAAAGAAATagcaaacacagaaaacagataTGACCACagtgcaaaagaaaacaatttcatttttaaatatttaccttcCACAGTTAAACACAGATTCTAAACAGGATCTTCTTGGAAAGGGATATTTTACAAGACAAAGCATTTATGAATGAACCAATTCTTACTTAATCAAATAAGACTATGATAAATTGAAGTAGTAAAAAATAACcttattaatttcaaattctggatttttaaattttattcaaattttatttacgtaacatagagtgcaatattggtttcaggagtagaattcagtgattcatcacttgaaTTCAATACCCagcactcatcacaagtgccctccttagtacccatcacccatctagccaaCCTCCTACTCACCTCCTttcatcgaccctcagtttgttctctaccatTAAGAacctcttgtggtttgtttccctctcttctcttccccggCCCCCCacagttcatctgttttgtttctttaattccacatattagtgaaatcatatgggatttgtctttctctgtaaatTCTGGATTTGAAAAACCTACAGCAAAGAATATAACTAAATGGGAAAAGCTATTATCTTCATTTCCAGGAGAAAGTGCAAAAGAATTATTTCTCTATTAAAAGTAGCTAACAAAAACTCTGATACTACAAAAACTAACCATTCTCCTGTTACGCcagaaatatattataaatacggCTCCTAATAAGTAAAATTGTAGTTGTCTTTACTAAAGGAAAATCTGACTCATCAGTTACTTCTGTTAATGAAGGGCAactatcaaaagtaaaaaaaaaaaccaaaaaacatctTTAAGTAGGTTTACCACCTATTTAGGTAAACCTAAATAGGTTTACCACCATCCAACATGAGCAAGGCATGTGTATACACTCAATACTTaactaaattaaatataaataaaagcaatgccATGAGGACTATAGATGAAAAGTCCAAGAAATAGATATTATAAAGTCAgaaaaccttttttattttagattaagGAACAATCTATTTCTTAGatcctaaaataaaacaaatagatgCCACTTCTCTTTACAATGACTTAAAAACAAGCACCTCAAAGAATTTATTAACACAAAACAAgttattacatataaattatcttttcctttgaatcttagaaatttttcattaaaatagtaAGCTTTAGAATAATAACAAAAGATATTCTAATCTTCTA is a window from the Leopardus geoffroyi isolate Oge1 chromosome A2, O.geoffroyi_Oge1_pat1.0, whole genome shotgun sequence genome containing:
- the ZNF800 gene encoding zinc finger protein 800 isoform X1 is translated as MPLRDKYCQTDHHHHGCCEPVYILEPGDAPLLQQPLQTSKSGIQQIIECFRSGTKQLKHILLKDVDTIFECKLCRSLFRGLPNLITHKKFYCPPSLQMDDNLPDVNDKQSQAINDLLEAIYPSVDKREYIIKLEPIETNQNAVFQYISRTDNPTEVTESSSTPEQTEVQIQETSTEQSKTVPVIDTEVETVEPPPVEIVADEVAPTSDEQPQESQADLETSDNSDFGHQLICCLCRKEFNSRRGVRRHIRKVHKKKMEELKKYIETRKNPNQSSKGRSKNVLVPLSRSCPVCCKSFATKANVRRHFDEVHRGLRRDSITPDIATKPGQPLFLDSVSPKKSFKTRKQKSSSKAEYNLTACKCLLCKRKYSSQIMLKRHMQIVHKITLSGTNSKREKGPNNTASSSEIKVKVEPADSVESSPPSITHSPQNELKGTNHSNEKKNTPAAQKNKVKQDSESPKSTSPSAAGGQQKTRKPKLSAGFDFKQLYCKLCKRQFTSKQNLTKHIELHTDGNNIYVKFYKCPLCTYETRRKRDVIRHITVVHKKSSRYLGKITASLEIRAIKKPIDFVLNKVAKRGPSRDEAKHSDSKHDGTSNSPSKKYEVADVGIEVKVTKNFSLHRCNKCGKAFAKKTYLEHHKKTHKANASNSPEGNKTKGRSTRSKALVCLGKPSPRSAAALRPAAPGSRCPPAGAVTTRQAAASCRAKLRGGAARERQHAARGLGKPAPP
- the ZNF800 gene encoding zinc finger protein 800 isoform X2; its protein translation is MPLRDKYCQTDHHHHGCCEPVYILEPGDAPLLQQPLQTSKSGIQQIIECFRSGTKQLKHILLKDVDTIFECKLCRSLFRGLPNLITHKKFYCPPSLQMDDNLPDVNDKQSQAINDLLEAIYPSVDKREYIIKLEPIETNQNAVFQYISRTDNPTEVTESSSTPEQTEVQIQETSTEQSKTVPVIDTEVETVEPPPVEIVADEVAPTSDEQPQESQADLETSDNSDFGHQLICCLCRKEFNSRRGVRRHIRKVHKKKMEELKKYIETRKNPNQSSKGRSKNVLVPLSRSCPVCCKSFATKANVRRHFDEVHRGLRRDSITPDIATKPGQPLFLDSVSPKKSFKTRKQKSSSKAEYNLTACKCLLCKRKYSSQIMLKRHMQIVHKITLSGTNSKREKGPNNTASSSEIKVKVEPADSVESSPPSITHSPQNELKGTNHSNEKKNTPAAQKNKVKQDSESPKSTSPSAAGGQQKTRKPKLSAGFDFKQLYCKLCKRQFTSKQNLTKHIELHTDGNNIYVKFYKCPLCTYETRRKRDVIRHITVVHKKSSRYLGKITASLEIRAIKKPIDFVLNKVAKRGPSRDEAKHSDSKHDGTSNSPSKKYEVADVGIEVKVTKNFSLHRCNKCGKAFAKKTYLEHHKKTHKANASNSPEGNKTKGRSTRSKALV